A single window of Streptococcus cristatus ATCC 51100 DNA harbors:
- the lysS gene encoding lysine--tRNA ligase: MTTEHIEELNDQQIIRREKMAALAEQGIDPFGKRFERTANSAQLKEKYSDKSKEELHELNEKATIAGRLMTKRGKGKVGFAHIQDREGQIQIYVRKDEVGEENYEIFKKADLGDFLGIEGDVMRTDMGELSIKATHITHLSKALRPLPEKFHGLTDVETIYRKRYLDLISNRESFERFVTRSKIISEIRRYLDGQGFLEVETPVLHNEAGGAAARPFITHHNAQNIDMVLRIATELHLKRLIVGGMERVYEIGRIFRNEGMDATHNPEFTSIEVYQAYADFQDIMDLTEGIIQHAAISVKGDGPVNYQGTEIKINEPFKRVHMVDAIKEITGVDFWQDMTFEEAAALAKEKKVPVEKHYTEVGHIINAFFEEFVEETLIQPTFVYGHPVAVSPLAKKNPEDPRFTDRFELFIMTKEYANAFTELNDPIDQLSRFEAQAKAKELGDDEATGIDYDYVEALEYGMPPTGGLGIGIDRLVMLLTDVTTIRDVLLFPTMK; encoded by the coding sequence ATGACTACTGAACATATTGAAGAACTAAATGACCAGCAGATTATTCGCCGTGAAAAAATGGCTGCGCTGGCTGAGCAAGGAATTGATCCTTTCGGAAAACGTTTTGAACGTACTGCGAATTCTGCTCAACTTAAAGAAAAATACAGCGACAAATCCAAAGAAGAATTACATGAATTGAACGAAAAAGCAACTATTGCTGGTCGTTTGATGACTAAACGTGGAAAAGGGAAAGTCGGCTTCGCCCACATCCAAGACCGTGAAGGCCAAATCCAGATTTACGTTCGTAAGGACGAAGTTGGTGAAGAAAACTATGAGATTTTCAAAAAGGCTGACTTGGGTGACTTCTTGGGAATTGAAGGTGATGTGATGCGCACAGATATGGGAGAACTCTCTATCAAAGCAACGCATATTACTCACCTTTCAAAAGCTCTGCGTCCCCTGCCAGAGAAATTCCACGGTTTGACTGATGTGGAAACCATCTACCGCAAACGTTATTTGGACTTGATTTCCAACCGTGAGAGCTTTGAGCGCTTTGTCACTCGCTCAAAAATCATCTCAGAAATTCGTCGCTATCTTGATGGACAAGGATTCCTTGAAGTTGAAACTCCTGTTCTCCACAACGAAGCAGGCGGCGCTGCTGCTCGTCCATTCATTACGCACCACAATGCCCAAAACATTGACATGGTGCTGCGGATTGCGACTGAGCTTCACTTGAAACGCCTTATCGTCGGTGGTATGGAACGCGTCTATGAAATTGGTCGTATTTTCCGTAACGAAGGTATGGACGCCACTCATAATCCTGAGTTCACTTCTATCGAAGTATACCAAGCCTATGCGGACTTCCAAGATATCATGGACTTGACAGAAGGTATTATCCAACATGCTGCCATTTCTGTAAAAGGAGATGGACCAGTCAACTACCAAGGCACTGAGATCAAGATCAACGAGCCATTCAAACGTGTTCACATGGTGGATGCTATTAAAGAGATCACTGGCGTAGACTTCTGGCAAGATATGACCTTCGAAGAGGCTGCTGCCTTGGCTAAAGAAAAGAAAGTACCAGTTGAAAAACATTATACTGAAGTTGGACACATCATCAATGCTTTCTTTGAAGAATTTGTTGAAGAAACCTTGATTCAGCCAACCTTTGTCTATGGTCACCCTGTCGCTGTGTCACCTCTGGCTAAGAAAAACCCAGAAGACCCACGCTTCACGGACCGCTTCGAGCTCTTCATCATGACCAAAGAATATGCCAACGCCTTCACTGAGTTGAACGATCCAATCGATCAATTATCTCGTTTTGAAGCACAGGCAAAAGCTAAAGAACTGGGTGATGACGAAGCAACTGGCATCGACTATGATTACGTTGAAGCCTTGGAATACGGTATGCCACCAACTGGAGGCCTCGGAATCGGTATCGACCGTCTCGTAATGTTGCTCACAGATGTGACTACGATTCGCGATGTATTGCTCTTCCCTACGATGAAGTAA
- the gorA gene encoding glutathione-disulfide reductase encodes MKEFDIIAIGGGSGGIATMNRAGEHGAKAAVIEEKKLGGTCVNVGCVPKKIMWYGAQIAEAIQHYGPDYGFTSDNQHFDFATLRKNREAYIDRARSSYDGSFKRNGVELIEGRAHFVDKHTVEVNGELIRAKHIVIATGAHAAIPQIPGAEYGETSDDVFAWEELPKSVAVVGAGYIAVELAGVLHTLGVKTDLFVRRDRPLRNFDSYLIDGLVAEMEKSGPSLHAHKIPERVEKLPDGQLHLYFQDGSSHIAERIIWTIGRKPNVQGLNLDAAGVTLNDRGFIAVDEYQNTVIPGIYALGDVTGEKELTPVAIKAGRTLSERLFNDKTDAKMDYSTIPTVVFSHPAIGTVGLTEEEAIRDYGVEQIHVYTSSFTSMYSAVTQHRQQAKFKLITAGHDEKVVGLHGIGYGVDEMIQGFAVAIKMGATKADFDATVAIHPTGSEEFVTMR; translated from the coding sequence ATGAAAGAATTCGATATTATTGCAATTGGCGGTGGCAGTGGGGGCATTGCTACCATGAATCGCGCTGGTGAGCATGGCGCTAAAGCAGCTGTCATTGAAGAAAAGAAATTAGGGGGAACCTGTGTCAATGTCGGTTGTGTCCCTAAAAAAATCATGTGGTACGGTGCTCAGATTGCCGAAGCCATCCAGCACTATGGACCAGACTATGGCTTTACTTCAGATAATCAGCACTTTGACTTTGCTACCTTACGAAAGAATCGGGAAGCCTACATTGACCGCGCTCGCTCATCCTATGATGGTAGCTTCAAACGTAACGGCGTTGAACTGATCGAAGGTCGCGCTCATTTCGTTGATAAGCATACAGTGGAAGTCAATGGAGAATTGATTCGCGCCAAACACATCGTTATCGCAACAGGTGCTCATGCAGCCATTCCTCAGATTCCTGGTGCCGAATACGGCGAGACTTCTGACGATGTTTTTGCTTGGGAAGAGCTGCCCAAGTCTGTTGCCGTTGTCGGAGCAGGCTATATCGCTGTGGAGCTTGCTGGTGTCCTCCATACTCTAGGTGTCAAGACGGATCTCTTTGTCCGCCGCGACCGTCCCCTCCGCAATTTTGATAGCTATCTGATTGACGGATTGGTGGCTGAGATGGAAAAATCTGGCCCTAGTCTTCATGCTCACAAGATACCCGAACGAGTGGAAAAACTTCCTGATGGTCAGCTACACCTCTACTTCCAAGACGGTAGTAGCCATATTGCCGAACGGATTATTTGGACTATTGGCCGTAAGCCAAATGTCCAAGGGCTCAATCTTGATGCTGCAGGGGTTACCCTAAATGACCGCGGCTTCATCGCTGTGGATGAATACCAAAATACTGTCATACCTGGTATCTATGCCTTGGGCGATGTGACGGGCGAAAAAGAGCTGACGCCCGTAGCAATCAAGGCTGGCCGCACCCTATCTGAGCGCCTCTTTAACGACAAGACAGATGCCAAGATGGATTACTCCACTATTCCAACTGTCGTCTTCTCCCATCCCGCTATTGGAACAGTGGGGCTGACAGAGGAAGAAGCTATTCGAGATTATGGTGTTGAGCAAATTCATGTCTACACCTCTAGCTTTACCTCTATGTACTCAGCTGTTACCCAACACCGCCAACAGGCCAAGTTTAAACTTATCACTGCTGGTCACGATGAAAAAGTTGTCGGCCTCCATGGCATTGGCTATGGCGTAGATGAAATGATTCAAGGCTTCGCCGTTGCTATTAAGATGGGAGCTACCAAAGCCGATTTCGACGCCACCGTTGCCATCCACCCAACTGGCTCCGAAGAATTTGTCACCATGCGCTAA
- a CDS encoding ABC transporter ATP-binding protein yields MKKLIDLRNINKTYRNGDQELKVLKNINLTVEEGEFVAIMGPSGSGKSTLMNIIGMLDRPSTGEYFLGNEDVANLGDKKLAKVRNNQIGFVFQQFFLLSKLNALQNVELPLIYAGASQGSRRNLAKQYLEKVDLGTRMTHLPSELSGGQKQRVAIARALVNNPSIILADEPTGALDTKTGEQIMELLTELNAEGKTIIMVTHEPEIAAYAKRQIVIRDGVISSDSAEKEERD; encoded by the coding sequence ATGAAAAAACTCATTGATCTACGAAATATTAATAAGACCTATCGGAATGGTGATCAAGAACTTAAAGTCTTAAAAAATATCAATTTGACAGTTGAAGAGGGCGAGTTTGTGGCTATCATGGGGCCGTCTGGTTCCGGAAAGTCAACCCTGATGAATATTATCGGGATGTTGGATCGTCCTTCTACTGGTGAGTATTTTTTAGGAAATGAAGATGTTGCAAACCTGGGTGATAAAAAATTAGCCAAGGTTCGAAATAATCAAATCGGCTTCGTTTTTCAGCAATTTTTCCTCTTATCTAAATTAAATGCCCTTCAAAATGTAGAACTCCCGCTGATTTATGCAGGGGCGTCACAAGGAAGTCGCAGAAATCTAGCTAAGCAGTATTTGGAAAAAGTAGATTTGGGTACTCGTATGACTCACTTGCCCTCAGAATTGTCTGGGGGGCAGAAGCAACGTGTTGCTATCGCGCGTGCCTTGGTAAATAATCCTTCGATTATTCTTGCCGACGAGCCGACAGGAGCCCTTGATACCAAAACTGGAGAGCAAATTATGGAACTCTTGACGGAGTTGAACGCTGAAGGAAAAACGATTATTATGGTTACTCATGAACCTGAAATTGCTGCCTATGCTAAGCGTCAGATTGTCATTCGTGATGGAGTTATCTCTTCAGATAGTGCTGAGAAGGAGGAACGTGATTAA
- a CDS encoding ABC transporter permease yields MQNFKFAISSILGHKMRAFLTMIGIIIGVASVVVILALGNGMQQGVTKSITKEQQYVSLLYSPTKSNYTMGVNLMDTGGGPDADSEILEEPPVVQESWVKELLKIDGVKGYYVTNGSTADFSYQNKKSDKVNITGVNATFFKIRKYEILAGRTLLPSDYQSFSNVMMIDETVANSLFGSSAEALNKVVSVGDSNYRVVGIYKDPNAGQSRSMSSGSALMANTQVASEFQTDEIATVYIYVPEVERINEVGVEAAKELTALSGTRQGEYQILNMDTLLEQYNQITGTMTGVIGAIAGISLFVGGIGVMNIMLVSVTERTREIGLRKALGATRGNILTQFLIESMVLTLIGGLLGLSLAYGINALLAAVVPENVFGGPPVVSVTAAVGSLVFSAMVGIVFGILPANKASKLDPIEALRYE; encoded by the coding sequence ATGCAAAATTTTAAATTTGCCATTAGTTCCATTCTTGGGCACAAGATGCGGGCTTTTCTGACCATGATTGGGATTATCATCGGGGTTGCGTCTGTTGTCGTCATCTTGGCACTGGGAAATGGAATGCAACAGGGAGTCACCAAGAGCATCACCAAAGAACAACAGTATGTAAGCTTGCTTTATTCTCCTACTAAAAGTAATTATACGATGGGAGTCAACTTGATGGATACCGGTGGTGGTCCAGATGCAGATAGTGAGATACTAGAAGAACCACCTGTTGTTCAAGAGTCTTGGGTCAAGGAACTACTGAAGATTGATGGAGTCAAGGGTTATTATGTGACCAATGGTTCGACAGCTGATTTTTCTTATCAAAACAAGAAGTCTGATAAGGTCAACATTACGGGTGTGAATGCTACATTCTTTAAAATTAGAAAATATGAGATTTTAGCTGGACGGACTCTCCTGCCTAGTGACTATCAAAGTTTTTCTAATGTGATGATGATCGATGAAACAGTGGCGAACAGCCTGTTTGGAAGTAGTGCAGAAGCCCTGAATAAAGTAGTTTCAGTCGGTGACAGCAACTACCGAGTTGTTGGTATCTATAAGGATCCCAATGCTGGTCAGAGCAGGAGTATGAGCTCAGGTAGCGCCTTGATGGCTAATACACAGGTGGCCTCTGAATTTCAGACAGATGAAATTGCAACTGTCTATATCTATGTACCAGAAGTGGAACGCATCAACGAAGTCGGTGTAGAAGCAGCCAAAGAATTGACGGCTCTATCAGGGACTCGTCAAGGAGAATATCAAATCCTGAATATGGATACCTTGCTGGAGCAGTACAATCAAATCACAGGAACTATGACCGGTGTTATCGGAGCTATTGCAGGAATTTCCCTCTTTGTTGGTGGTATCGGTGTGATGAATATCATGTTGGTATCCGTTACAGAGCGAACACGGGAAATTGGTTTGCGAAAAGCTCTTGGAGCAACGCGTGGAAATATTCTCACGCAGTTCTTGATTGAATCCATGGTATTGACCCTTATCGGTGGCCTGCTTGGTCTTAGCCTTGCCTATGGAATCAATGCTTTGCTAGCTGCAGTCGTGCCTGAAAACGTATTTGGAGGCCCACCAGTTGTCTCTGTCACTGCAGCAGTTGGAAGCCTTGTCTTCTCAGCCATGGTTGGTATTGTCTTTGGTATCTTGCCGGCTAATAAAGCCTCTAAACTAGATCCGATTGAAGCGCTGAGATATGAATAA
- a CDS encoding efflux RND transporter periplasmic adaptor subunit → MKKLKKWQLFSIIGVAVVVVLGAISAIVLSNLSSTTEPKEVAPIVQQAKEGSIASSVLLTGTVTANSEQYVYYDATKGDLESVLVNVGDQVTVGQALVQYKSAEAQANYDAAVRAVNKADRQIYDLQTNGATVEKTGDEETDNKSLASAQRTVDSQLADLRDARSDAVDNMNKAQALLNAATVTSTVEGTVVEVNRDVSKSTTGTNQTLVHIVSNGSLQIKGELSEYNLANLSVGQEVSITSKVYPDKKWTGKISYISNYPKDGQQTSSTNTGGAASSAKYPFTVDITSEIGDLKQGFSVSVEVKNNTKGILVPASSIISDGDKNYVWTVEKGKAKKVEVTLGNADAENQEISSGLTKDSKVITNPTDSLKDGQEVKADEKTH, encoded by the coding sequence ATGAAAAAGCTGAAAAAATGGCAGCTATTTAGTATTATCGGAGTTGCTGTTGTAGTTGTATTGGGAGCAATTTCTGCAATAGTCCTGAGCAATCTTAGTTCTACAACAGAACCTAAGGAAGTTGCACCAATTGTGCAGCAGGCAAAAGAAGGTAGCATAGCCTCATCTGTCCTGTTGACGGGAACCGTAACTGCTAACTCAGAGCAGTATGTTTATTATGATGCTACCAAGGGAGACTTGGAATCTGTCCTAGTAAATGTTGGCGACCAAGTAACGGTAGGCCAAGCGCTTGTTCAATATAAGAGTGCAGAAGCACAAGCCAATTATGATGCAGCAGTTCGTGCTGTCAATAAGGCTGACCGTCAGATTTATGACTTACAGACCAATGGAGCGACAGTAGAAAAAACTGGCGATGAAGAAACGGATAATAAATCCCTTGCCTCTGCTCAACGGACTGTCGATTCTCAACTTGCTGATTTGCGCGATGCACGTTCAGACGCTGTGGACAATATGAATAAGGCGCAAGCTTTGTTAAATGCAGCGACTGTTACGAGCACTGTTGAGGGAACAGTAGTAGAAGTAAACCGCGATGTATCCAAATCAACAACAGGAACCAACCAAACCTTGGTGCACATTGTCAGCAACGGCAGCCTTCAAATCAAGGGAGAACTCTCTGAATATAATCTGGCTAATTTGTCAGTTGGACAAGAAGTAAGCATTACTTCTAAAGTATATCCTGACAAAAAATGGACAGGTAAAATTAGCTATATTTCCAACTATCCTAAGGACGGACAGCAAACTTCATCAACCAATACAGGTGGCGCAGCTTCCTCTGCAAAATATCCATTTACAGTCGATATTACAAGTGAAATTGGTGATTTGAAGCAAGGTTTCTCTGTCAGCGTTGAAGTGAAAAACAATACAAAAGGGATTCTTGTACCAGCAAGCAGTATTATCTCAGACGGAGACAAGAACTACGTTTGGACTGTCGAAAAAGGTAAAGCAAAGAAAGTGGAAGTGACCTTAGGAAATGCTGATGCTGAAAATCAAGAAATCTCATCTGGTTTGACAAAAGATAGTAAAGTTATCACCAATCCAACAGATAGCTTGAAAGATGGTCAAGAGGTGAAAGCGGATGAAAAAACTCATTGA
- the tehB gene encoding SAM-dependent methyltransferase TehB: MTERLLAYKRMPVWTAETMPELVKNKHNTKEGTWGKITVLKGRLKFVEMSEEGEELAEHIFEAGQDNPFAQPQAWHRVEALTDDLEWYLEFYCRPEDYFPKKYGSNPVHSEVLEAMQTVGPGRALDLGCGQGRNALFLAKQGFEVTAVDQNELALEILRSIVEQEDLDLPVGSYDINSASLTQTYDLIVSTVVLMFLQAERIPDIIRNMQEHTAFGGYNLIVCAMDTEDFPCSVPFPFTFKEGELAEYYKDWELVKYNENPGHLHRRDENGNRIQLRFATMLAKKVR; this comes from the coding sequence ATGACAGAAAGATTGCTAGCTTATAAACGTATGCCAGTGTGGACAGCTGAGACCATGCCCGAATTGGTCAAGAACAAGCACAATACCAAAGAAGGAACTTGGGGCAAAATTACTGTTCTCAAGGGACGTCTTAAGTTTGTCGAGATGTCAGAGGAAGGTGAGGAGCTGGCTGAGCACATCTTTGAAGCTGGTCAGGACAATCCTTTTGCCCAGCCCCAAGCTTGGCATCGGGTCGAAGCCTTGACAGATGATTTGGAGTGGTATTTGGAGTTTTACTGTCGGCCTGAGGATTATTTCCCTAAGAAATACGGCAGCAATCCAGTGCACTCAGAGGTTTTGGAAGCTATGCAGACGGTTGGCCCAGGGCGAGCCTTAGATCTAGGCTGCGGTCAAGGTCGCAATGCTCTCTTTCTAGCCAAGCAGGGCTTTGAAGTAACGGCCGTAGATCAGAATGAGCTAGCCTTGGAAATCCTACGTAGCATTGTCGAGCAGGAAGATTTGGATCTGCCAGTGGGTAGCTACGATATCAACTCAGCTAGTCTGACTCAGACTTATGATTTGATCGTCTCTACCGTTGTTCTGATGTTCTTGCAGGCGGAGCGGATTCCAGATATTATCCGTAATATGCAAGAACATACAGCGTTTGGAGGCTACAATCTCATCGTCTGTGCTATGGATACAGAGGACTTCCCCTGCTCTGTTCCCTTCCCATTTACTTTTAAGGAAGGCGAGCTGGCTGAGTATTATAAAGACTGGGAGCTGGTTAAGTACAATGAAAATCCTGGGCACCTCCATCGCCGTGATGAAAACGGCAATCGAATTCAGCTGCGCTTTGCGACTATGCTGGCTAAAAAAGTGAGATAA
- a CDS encoding C69 family dipeptidase, which produces MKKILLRLMFLAMLVALLPVHVAQACSAFIVGKDLTADGSTLFGRTEDYPYAPDGGRHNQNYVVVPAKTYKDGDKIEDESNGFTYPHLANEMKYTAVYDSDRDNGSNGNFAAHGFNELGVAMTATVSATPNDKVLKEDPLVKDGLPEASLVDLALPRAKTAREVIETVAKVLDEKGSAEGNIIVAADKNELWYMEILSGHQYVAIKFPTNKYAVFANTYYLGHVDLNDKENVIASKDVEEVAKKADNYKTDKDGNFMIAKSYGPDKYMERNRSRTYAGIKWMDPQAKVNYDDEAFDLLREPTDPNKKYTVHDVIAEQRNRFEHLPEYKADDLVEVGKKIDGNVYKYALGNENVIDAHVYQIKPNLPNAFGGVMWLGLAQSRNTPYVPFYGNVEDTYEAFKNRSTKYDGKSWYWTVWHIDQMVMKYPEIFGNSIQEKWKEKEAEWDKEQTERDAKYANYTDEQAKAAGPEVTKEALERSEKIFKEIKAVEAEMEEKIKKEKGKDADLVYTGYNKANLLAEAEKGKSENKASDTKKDSSSQTTWIVIGVLVVLVGGFFGYKQINKKKEEE; this is translated from the coding sequence ATGAAGAAAATACTGCTCAGACTAATGTTCCTTGCAATGTTAGTTGCTCTTTTGCCTGTTCATGTGGCACAAGCGTGTTCTGCTTTTATTGTCGGTAAAGATCTGACAGCAGATGGCTCTACTCTATTTGGTCGGACAGAGGACTACCCATACGCCCCTGACGGTGGTCGGCACAATCAAAACTATGTAGTTGTGCCAGCTAAGACCTATAAAGATGGCGATAAGATAGAAGATGAGTCAAATGGCTTTACCTATCCGCATTTGGCGAATGAAATGAAATACACAGCTGTCTACGACTCTGATCGTGACAACGGAAGTAACGGAAACTTTGCTGCGCATGGATTTAATGAACTTGGTGTAGCTATGACAGCGACCGTTTCAGCAACACCAAATGACAAAGTGTTAAAAGAAGACCCACTTGTAAAAGATGGTCTTCCAGAAGCATCATTAGTTGACCTTGCTTTGCCTCGTGCGAAAACAGCACGTGAAGTTATTGAGACAGTCGCGAAAGTTCTGGACGAAAAAGGGTCAGCAGAAGGAAATATCATCGTTGCAGCAGATAAGAATGAGCTATGGTACATGGAAATCCTGTCTGGTCACCAATATGTAGCCATCAAATTCCCAACGAATAAGTATGCTGTCTTTGCGAATACTTACTATCTTGGTCACGTTGACTTGAACGATAAGGAAAATGTCATTGCTTCTAAAGATGTGGAAGAAGTAGCTAAAAAAGCAGACAACTATAAGACCGACAAAGATGGCAACTTTATGATTGCTAAATCATACGGACCTGATAAATATATGGAACGTAACCGTTCTCGGACCTACGCAGGTATCAAGTGGATGGATCCACAAGCAAAAGTAAATTATGACGATGAAGCTTTTGATCTCTTGCGCGAACCAACTGATCCAAATAAGAAATACACGGTTCATGATGTGATCGCTGAACAAAGAAATCGTTTTGAACACTTGCCAGAATATAAAGCAGATGACTTAGTTGAAGTCGGTAAGAAGATCGATGGCAATGTCTACAAATATGCGCTAGGTAACGAAAACGTAATTGACGCCCACGTTTATCAAATCAAACCAAACCTACCAAATGCCTTTGGCGGTGTTATGTGGCTGGGTCTGGCACAAAGTCGCAACACACCATATGTACCGTTCTATGGTAATGTAGAAGATACTTACGAAGCTTTCAAGAACCGTTCTACTAAATATGACGGAAAATCTTGGTATTGGACTGTTTGGCATATTGACCAAATGGTTATGAAATATCCAGAAATCTTTGGTAACAGCATCCAAGAAAAATGGAAAGAAAAAGAAGCTGAATGGGATAAAGAACAAACCGAACGTGACGCCAAATATGCAAACTACACAGATGAACAAGCCAAAGCCGCTGGACCAGAAGTGACTAAGGAAGCCTTGGAACGCTCAGAAAAAATCTTTAAGGAAATCAAAGCAGTCGAAGCAGAGATGGAAGAAAAGATTAAGAAGGAAAAAGGTAAAGATGCAGATCTTGTCTATACAGGCTATAACAAAGCGAACCTCCTAGCAGAAGCAGAAAAAGGAAAATCAGAGAACAAAGCTAGCGATACGAAGAAAGATAGCTCAAGTCAAACTACTTGGATTGTCATCGGCGTATTGGTTGTGCTAGTTGGTGGATTCTTCGGATACAAACAAATTAATAAGAAGAAGGAGGAAGAATAA
- a CDS encoding peptidase U32 family protein, protein MTKKLKRPEVLSPAGTLEKLKVAVRYGADAVFIGGQAYGLRSRAGNFTFEQMEEGVQFAAEHGAKVYVAANMVMHEGNEAGAGEWFRRLRDIGIAAVIVSDPALIAIAASEAPGLEIHLSTQASATNYETLEFWKNLGLTRVVLAREVSMAELAEIRKRTDVEIEAFVHGAMCISYSGRCTLSNHMSMRDANRGGCSQSCRWKYDLYDMPFGQERKSLKGEIPEEFSMSAVDMSMIDRIPDMIENGVDSLKIEGRMKSIHYVSTVTNCYKAAVDAYLESPEKFEAIKQDLVDEMWKVAQRELATGFYYHTPTENEQLFGARRKIPEYKFVAEVVAYDEVTQTATIRQRNVIHEGDQVEFYGPGFRHFETYITDLHDEKGNKIDRAPNPMELLTITVPQPVQPGDMVRARKEGLINLYKEDGTSVTVRA, encoded by the coding sequence ATGACAAAAAAATTAAAACGTCCAGAGGTGCTGTCACCAGCTGGTACGTTAGAAAAGTTGAAAGTAGCTGTTCGCTATGGAGCAGATGCTGTTTTTATTGGTGGTCAAGCCTATGGTTTGCGTAGTCGTGCGGGGAACTTCACTTTTGAGCAAATGGAAGAAGGTGTCCAATTTGCGGCTGAGCATGGTGCCAAGGTCTATGTAGCGGCCAATATGGTCATGCACGAAGGAAACGAAGCAGGTGCTGGAGAATGGTTCCGTCGTTTGCGAGACATCGGGATTGCGGCTGTTATTGTTTCTGACCCAGCCTTGATTGCGATTGCAGCTTCTGAAGCACCTGGTCTGGAAATCCACCTGTCAACTCAGGCTAGTGCGACCAATTATGAAACGCTTGAGTTTTGGAAAAATCTTGGTTTGACACGGGTCGTTTTGGCGCGTGAGGTTTCCATGGCTGAGCTGGCCGAGATTCGCAAGCGTACCGATGTAGAAATCGAAGCTTTCGTTCATGGGGCTATGTGTATTTCTTACTCTGGTCGTTGTACCCTTTCCAATCATATGAGTATGCGTGACGCCAACCGTGGCGGTTGTTCGCAATCTTGTCGTTGGAAATATGATTTGTACGACATGCCTTTCGGACAAGAACGCAAGAGCTTGAAAGGTGAAATTCCAGAAGAATTTTCTATGTCAGCTGTTGATATGTCCATGATTGACCGCATTCCTGATATGATTGAAAATGGTGTTGATAGTTTGAAAATCGAAGGTCGGATGAAATCCATTCACTACGTTTCAACAGTAACTAACTGCTACAAAGCAGCTGTGGACGCCTATTTGGAAAGCCCAGAAAAGTTTGAAGCTATTAAGCAAGATCTAGTAGATGAAATGTGGAAAGTAGCTCAACGTGAGCTGGCAACTGGTTTTTACTACCATACGCCAACTGAGAATGAGCAGCTTTTCGGAGCCCGCCGTAAGATTCCAGAATACAAATTTGTAGCAGAAGTAGTTGCTTATGATGAAGTGACACAAACTGCGACTATTCGCCAGAGGAATGTTATCCATGAAGGCGATCAGGTGGAATTCTATGGACCTGGTTTCCGCCATTTTGAAACCTATATTACTGACCTCCATGATGAAAAAGGGAATAAGATTGACCGTGCGCCAAACCCAATGGAATTACTGACGATTACAGTTCCGCAGCCAGTCCAACCTGGTGATATGGTCCGTGCCCGCAAGGAAGGTTTAATCAATTTGTATAAAGAAGATGGCACTAGTGTGACTGTTCGGGCTTAA
- a CDS encoding YdbC family protein, which produces MADFKFEIEEKLLVLSENEKGWTKELNRVSFNGAPAKYDIRTWSPDHSKMGKGITLSNEEFQVLLDAFKNG; this is translated from the coding sequence ATGGCAGATTTTAAATTTGAAATCGAGGAAAAATTGCTCGTTTTATCGGAAAATGAAAAAGGATGGACCAAAGAACTCAACCGCGTAAGTTTTAACGGTGCGCCAGCCAAGTACGATATCCGAACTTGGAGTCCTGACCACAGCAAGATGGGCAAGGGAATTACCCTTTCCAATGAAGAATTTCAAGTTCTTTTAGATGCATTTAAAAACGGGTAG
- a CDS encoding biotin transporter BioY, with protein MNKNKAFLLALPAIGAAFLAVLSQLSFSIGTIPITLQTFAVGLIATIFRTREAVLSVLLYLLLGAIGLPVFAGGSGGFQALFGPSAGYLWAYLLFALVTSSLTSKDSKFYTIFLANLLGDALVFVGGVIGLHFLANMGFSKAIAVGVTPFILPDLLKIVAITLISIPMFRSLAFHSYFSDNKNG; from the coding sequence ATGAACAAAAACAAAGCATTTCTTCTTGCCCTTCCAGCTATTGGTGCTGCTTTCCTAGCTGTGCTCTCCCAGCTTAGTTTCTCCATTGGGACCATTCCCATTACGCTACAGACCTTTGCTGTTGGTTTGATTGCAACCATTTTTAGAACCCGCGAAGCTGTCTTGTCTGTTCTGCTCTATCTGCTGCTGGGTGCTATTGGCCTGCCGGTCTTCGCTGGAGGAAGCGGTGGTTTTCAAGCCCTCTTCGGACCAAGCGCGGGCTATCTTTGGGCTTATCTGCTCTTTGCATTGGTCACTTCTAGTTTGACAAGTAAGGATAGCAAGTTTTACACGATCTTTTTGGCTAACCTGCTCGGAGATGCACTGGTTTTTGTCGGTGGCGTAATCGGACTTCATTTTCTGGCTAACATGGGATTTTCCAAGGCCATTGCTGTTGGTGTCACACCTTTCATTCTTCCTGATCTTTTAAAAATTGTCGCCATCACTCTCATCAGCATTCCTATGTTTAGGAGTCTGGCTTTTCATTCCTATTTTTCAGACAATAAAAACGGATAG